From the genome of Acropora palmata chromosome 4, jaAcrPala1.3, whole genome shotgun sequence, one region includes:
- the LOC141878821 gene encoding protein THEM6-like, whose protein sequence is MSIKSTLKNLIFLVITIGFTLLLLKRLLGSYAIVVPVLYFFFDVNAGIRVVLLFVKRKWIPVFWRRDDNDFLETSKITFFVLPSDMDINLHMNNGRYLRECEFGRIDFWISNGMFEVMEKNNTAVTVTATCARYRRSLHLYQKIVLQTRVLAWDEDAFYLEQRFVGKNGFVHALVLSKNKTVSRDNSGRLFMPGELVSLLYGECKESPRKSEDLELWIKYNSDAMN, encoded by the exons ATGAGCATCAAAAGTACCTTAAAGAATCTTATATTTCTTGTCATTACCATAGGTTTCACTCTACTTCTTTTAAAAAGACTGTTAGGTTCTTATGCTATTGTAGTTCctgttctttatttctttttcgaCGTGAATGCGGGCATACGCGTCGTGTTGTTATTTGTGAAGAGAAAATGGATACCGGTATTCTGGAGAAGAGATGATAACGACTTCCTTGAAACTTCCAAAATAACATTCTTCGTTTTACCTTCGGATATGGATATCAATTTGCACATGAATAATGGAAG GTACCTCCGTGAATGTGAATTTGGGAGAATTGATTTCTGGATCTCAAATGGCATGTTTGAAGTTATGGAGAAGAACAACACTGCAGTAACAGTCACTGCTACCTGTGCTCGTTATCGTAGATCATTGCATCTCTATCAAAAGATAGTTCTTCAAACCAGGGTTCTTGCATGGGATGAAGATGCATTTTATCTTGAGCAGAGATTTGTTGGTAAAAATGGCTTTGTTCATGCTCTGGTGCTGTCAAAGAATAAAACTGTTTCCAGAGATAACTCTGGAAGATTATTTATGCCAGGAGAACTTGTGTCTTTATTGTATGGAGAATGCAAAGAAAGTCCTAGGAAATCAGAGGATTTGGAATTGTGGATTAAATACAACAGTGATGCAATGAATTGA
- the LOC141878820 gene encoding protein THEM6-like, whose product MGRVKNILLVFGAIILTVLLLKRILGIYGIIVPLLYMFFDVNWSLRVTWIVLKKIILGRKASQGFLDSSVTSFVVLPPDVDLNLHMNNARYLRECDFGRINFWITSGMMNMMRKNKCGVTIAASSVHYRRSLELFQKVILTTRVLAWDETAFYLEQRFSDLQGFLHAVVVTKNTVVQATKTERLVSPADLVQSLSGWNVPSPAISQDLQYWIQYNRTSSAMLKNAL is encoded by the exons ATGGGACGAGTGAAAAATATCCTATTGGTTTTTGGAGCTATTATTTTGACAGTGCTGCTGTTAAAGAGAATACTAGGAATTTATGGCATAATCGTCCCTCTTCTTTATATGTTCTTTGACGTAAACTGGAGTTTACGCGTCACGTGGATTGTGCTAAAGAAGATAATCCTTGGTAGAAAAGCCAGCCAAGGCTTTCTTGATTCTTCGGTGACTAGTTTTGTCGTCTTGCCGCCAGATGTGGATCTCAATCTTCACATGAATAATGCCAG aTATCTTCGTGAATGTGACTTTGGGAGAATTAATTTTTGGATCACAAGTGGAATGATGAACATGATGCGAAAAAACAAGTGCGGTGTCACAATAGCGGCTTCCAGTGTTCATTATCGCAGATCATTggaactttttcaaaaagtgatCCTTACCACAAGGGTCTTGGCTTGGGATGAAACTGCATTCTACTTGGAACAACGGTTTTCTGATTTACAGGGTTTTCTTCATGCTGTGGTGGTCACCAAGAATACAGTGGTTCAAGCTACCAAAACTGAAAGACTTGTTTCACCAGCTGACCTGGTTCAGTCATTGTCAGGGTGGAATGTACCCAGTCCTGCAATATCACAAGACTTGCAGTACTGGATTCAGTACAATCGAACCTCCAGCGCAATGTTAAAAAATGCTTTGTAA
- the LOC141878822 gene encoding ras-related protein Rab-9A-like, with protein MSTKATFLKVVLLGDGGVGKSSLMNRFVSNKFDNQSYHTIGVEFLNKDVEVDEESYTLQIWDTAGQERFKSLRTPFYRGSDLCLLVYAVDDLKSFKNLGLWKKEFLYYADVRKEENFPFILLGNKVDVQDRVVSEQEALEFCKELGGIPYYETSAKDSTNVNLAFTAAVKRLNELEQTRAKNDFSASRGVNLTNLNTNASSGCC; from the coding sequence ATGTCCACTAAAGCAACCTTTTTGAAAGTAGTTCTTCTAGGTGACGGAGGAGTCGGGAAATCGTCTCTTATGAACAGATTCGTCAGCAACAAATTTGACAATCAGTCTTACCACACCATCGGCGTAGAATTCTTGAACAAAGATGTCGAAGTGGACGAAGAATCATACACGCTTCAAATCTGGGATACAGCTGGACAGGAAAGATTTAAAAGCCTAAGGACACCGTTTTATCGAGGATCAGACTTGTGTTTGCTTGTTTATGCAGTTGATGATTTGAAAAGCTTCAAAAATTTGGGTTTGTGGAAAAAGGAGTTCCTTTATTACGCAGATGTTCGCAAAGAAGAAAACTTCCCATTTATTCTTTTGGGGAATAAGGTCGATGTTCAGGATAGAGTTGTATCAGAACAAGAGGCACTTGAATTTTGCAAGGAACTGGGAGGAATACCCTACTATGAAACTAGCGCGAAAGATTCCACAAATGTAAACTTAGCTTTTACTGCAGCAGTGAAAAGGCTAAATGAACTGGAACAAACAAGAGCTAAAAATGACTTCTCGGCTTCGAGAGGAGTAAACTTAACCAATTTAAATACAAATGCGTCATCGGGATGCTGTTAA